A genomic window from Rhea pennata isolate bPtePen1 chromosome 12, bPtePen1.pri, whole genome shotgun sequence includes:
- the IL17RC gene encoding interleukin-17 receptor C, protein CGAGGRGAPGPAMGAPGLVLLALAALAAGGRCAPRDALACSQGLACRLLTADTLCGPRPPGPGPGLAPARMRLEPALRCAGAAACSPCLRARLDLAPEPGVGQSPPPAALLLLAGHAYARSRCVAAEVRALRPPGRPGDTLGSVTFQCFEAAPGSELRVTAYTDARGRRSLSRSRRVPDCSWPAARANVPQCQAPRLQVSRAPEAAAAAAVVHVQAAEAAGRSYTLRLYHNRSRGAGGPGRTVTARGPLNYSLPADEVLPCLCLQVWPEAQDPPRATSCPFSHDAEAWERLWAGTRLALHDAGGSLTCSVSAPCDLPAELVPCWRPEPGGPCQALPHLRQPLAAQGPQEFTALRPHPNLCVQAWSSGQVRLTQCLRDRALPGRADDVLLMETRGPGANASLCALQRGACTPLAAFAGTRGGRPGLLEQWLRQDVAAGQCAQVSRQENGSGVALWACPLHKYLHARWALAWLAALLGAACVLLLLLLLKKEGAKGPPRVRRALVLHAAEPSAERAACALAAALRPLGLAAAAAPGGGAAAATWGPLPWLHAQHRRALRDGDTVVLLLSPAAAAAARRWDEDDGDKEQEDGGSGPEGVEGPAPCEAFAAALSCVVPALAAGGGRYVVAWLEAAVPAVPRALRNLPTFALPSQATALLRALAVPGPRRRRRWLEPHVARAAARLQRALAAGE, encoded by the exons tgtggggcggggggccgtggggcgccgggccccgccaTGGGGGCGCCGGGCCTGgtgctgctggcgctggcggcgctggcggccggcgggcgctgcgccCCCCGCGACGCCCTCGCCTGCTCCCAG GGCCTCGCCTGCCGCCTGCTCA CCGCGGACACGCTgtgcgggccgcggccgccggggccgggcccggggctgGCGCCGGCGCGGATGCGGCTGGAgccggcgctgcgctgcgcgggggccgcggcctgCTCGCCCTGCCTGCGCGCCCGCCTCGACCTGGCGCCGGAGCCCGGCGTGGGGCAgagccccccgcccgccgccctcctgCTGCTCGCCGGCCACGCGTACGCCCGGTCCCGCTGCGTCGCCGCGGAGGTGCGGGCGCTCCGgccccccgggcgccccggggaCACCCTG GGCTCGGTGACGTTCCAGTGCTTCgaggcggcgccgggctccGAGCTCCGCGTCACGGCGTACACCGAcgcccgcgggcgccgcagcctgagccggagccgccgggtGCCAG ACTGCTCCTGGCCCGCGGCCAGGGCCAACGTCCCGCAGTGCCAAG cgccccggctGCAGGTCTCGCGCGcgccggaggcggcggcggcggcggcggtggtgcACGTGcaggcggcggaggcggcgggacGCAGCTACACCCTGCGGCTCTACCACAaccggagccgcggcgccggcggccccgggcgcacCGTGACGGCG CGCGGGCCCCTGAACTACAGCCTGCCGGCGGACGAGGTgctgccctgcctctgcctgcag GTGTGGCCGGAGGCGCAGGACCCGCCGCGGGCCACCTCGTGCCCCTTCTCCCACG ACGCCGAGGCCTGGGAGCGGCTCTGGGCCGGGACGCGCCTGGCGCTGCACGACGCCGGCGGCTCGCTGACCTGCTCCGTCTCGGCGCCCTGCGACCTCCCCGCCGAGCTGGTGCCCTGCTGGCGGCCGGAGCCCGGGGGGCCCTGCCAGGCCCTGCCCCACCTGCGGCAGCCCCTCGCGGCGCAG GGACCCCAGGAGTTCACGGCGCTGCGGCCGCACCCCAACCTCTGCGTGCAG GCGTGGAGCAGCGGGCAGGTCCGGCTGACGCAGTGCCTGCGGGACC GAGCCCTGCCCGGCCGCGCGGACGACGTCCTGCTGATGGAGACCCGGGGGCCCGGCGCTAACGCGTCGCTCTGCGCCCTGCAGCGGGGCGCCTGCACGCCGCTCGCCGCCTTCGCCGGCACG cggggcggccgcccggggcTGCTGGAGCAGTGGCTGCGGCAGGACGTGGCGGCGGGGCAGTGCGCGCAG GTGTCGCGCCAGGAGAACGGCAGCGGCGTGGCGCTCTGGGCCTGCCCCCTGCACAAGT ACCTGCACGCCCGCTGGGCGCTCGCCTGGCTGGCGGCGCTGCTGGGCGCCGCCTGcgtcctgctgctcctgctgctgctcaagAAGGAGGGCGCGAAAG GCCCGCCGCGGGTCCGGCGGGCGCTGGTGCTGCACGCGGCGGAGCCGTCGGCGGAGCGGGCGGCCTGCGCGCTGGCAGCGGCCCTGCGCCCGctggggctggcggcggcggcggcgccgggcggcggggcggcggcggccaccTGGGGGCCGCTGCCCTGGCTGCACGCCCAGCaccggcgggcgctgcgggaCGGCGACACCgtggtgctgctgctctctccggcggccgccgccgccgcccgccgctggGACGAGGACGACGGCGACAAGGAGCAGGAGGACGGCGGGAGCGGGCCGGAAGGCGTCGAGGGCCCGGCGCCGTGCGAGGCCTTCGCGGCGGCGCTGTCGTGCGTGGTgccggcgctggcggcgggcggcgggcgctaCGTGGTGGCGTGGCTGgaggcggcg